The Sandaracinus amylolyticus genomic interval GCGCCACCGCGCCTTGTAGGCGCCCGCTTCGGTATACGCCGCGACGAACGCACGCGCGGCGGTGCCGAGCGGCGCCTCGAACACGGCGACCGCTGGGCTCGAGCCCTTGTGTCGCTCGAGGACCTTCAGCGCGCGCGGCGCGAGCCGGCGCGACTTCCATTGCACGCTCATGAGAGCCCCCTCTCGCGCGCAGAGCCCCCTGCCCTGCGCGAGCGCGGACGATCACGCGTGCGATGCGAGCTGTCAACGCGGCGGACGTCGCCGGCGGATCGGGTCACACTGCGCGCCCCGTGTCCGAAGAGCATTGCGAGAAGTGCGGCAAGCCGCGCGCGATCTGCGTCTGCGATCGTGTGGTGTCCCTCCCGACGACGCTGCGCGTGCTCGTGCTCCGGCACCCGCAGGAGGACGACGCGATCCTCGGCACCGCGCCGCTCCTCGCCGCGTCGCTGCCGTCGTGCGAGGTGCGCACCGGGCTCTCGTGGGCATCGCTCGCGCACGCGCTCGATCGCGAGGACGCGGACCCGACGCGCTGGGCCGTGGTGTATCCCACCAAGATCGATCCCACCGTGTCCGCGGAGGCGCGCGAGCGACCGGTGCTCGTGCTCGATCGCAAGGGACGCGAGCGCGACGCCGACGCGCCGGCGCTCGAGGGCATCGTCGTGCTCGACGGAACGTGGAGCCAGGCGAAGGCGCTGTGGTGGCGCAACCCCTGGCTGCTCAAGCTCTCGCGCGTGGTGCTGCGCCCGCGCGAGCCGTCGATCTACGGGCGCGCGCGCAAGGAGCCGCGCCGCGAGTACGTCTCGACGCTCGAGGCGGTCGCCGACGTGCTCCCCGCGCTGGGCGAGCCGGAGACGACGCGCGATCAGCTGCGCCGCCTGATGCGCACGATGGTGCAGCGCTACCGCGATCAGCAGACGCGCTGATCGCGGCACACGTATACTCGCGCTCCGTGTCGGATCTCGATCGCCTGGAGCGCTTGCGCGGTGTGCAGGTCGCGCGCTCGATCCTCGAGAAGGCGTTCTCGCTGCAGCTGACCATCGTCGGGCCCGAGGGCCCGCTCGCGCACGCGCGCGGCGGCGTGATGAGCGGCTCCTCCGAGGTGTGTCGCACCGCGCTCTTCACGCGCGAGGGCTTCCAGCGCTGCGACGCGTTCTACCGCGCGCTCGCCGCGGACGGCGCGGCGGGCGAGCGGGCCCGGCCGTGTCACCTCGGCCTCGCGTCGATCGCGGTGCCGGTCGAGGTCGGCGACGGAGTGGTCGCGCACGTCGTCGCGTCGGGCTTCGTCGCGACGGCGCTGCAGGGCTGCGCGCCCGCCGATCCCGCGACGCTCGCGACCGCGCTGCGCGAGCTCGATCCCTCGCTCGTCGATCCCTCGCAGCCGGTCCGGAAGCTCCCGGTCGTGCGCGGCGATCGCGAGCAGGTCGTGCGCTCGATCCTCCGCACCGCCGCCGAGGAGATCGCGGAGCACGTCGACGACGAGCGGCGACGGCTGCGCGCGCGCGCCGGCACGTCGCCCGGCGCGTGGGGCATCGTCGGCACGTCGCCGCGGATGCGCGAGGTGTTCGAGCTGCTGCGTCGTGTCGCGAGCAGCGACGCCGCGGTGCTGATCACCGGCGAGAGCGGGACCGGCAAGGAGCTCGTCGCGCGCGCGCTGCACGATCACGGACCGCGCACGGGCAAGCCCTTCGTCGCGCAGTCGTGCGGCGCGGTGCCCGACGACGTGCTCGAGAGCACGCTGTTCGGCCACGTGCGCGGCGCGTTCTCGGGCGCGGTGCGCAGCGGCGAGGGGCTCTTCGGCGCGGCGCACGGCGGGACGCTCTTCCTCGACGAGGTCGCGGAGATGTCGCCCGCGATGCAGGTGAAGCTGCTGCGCGTGCTCTCCGACGGCTCGTACCTGCCGGTCGGCGACACCCGGCCGCGCACGTCGGACGTGCGGGTGATCACCGCGACGCACCGCGATCTCGCGGCGATGGTGCAGCGCGGCGAGTTCCGACAGGACCTCTACTACCGCCTCCACGTGATCCCGATCGCGCTGCCGCCGCTGCGCGATCGGACCGGCGATCTGCCGCTGCTCGTCGAGCACTTCCTGCGGGATGCCGACAGCGAGATCATGCCCACGCGCGTGAGCGCGTCGGCGTGGCGTTGCCTCGAGCGCTACCAGTGGCCGGGCAACGTGCGCGAGCTGCGCGCGGAGATCGATCGCTGGGCGGTCACCGCGGCGGGCGAGCCCGAGATCGGCCCGGAGCATCTCTCTCCCGCGCTCCGCGATGCCGGCGGCTATGCGGGCCAGTCGGGCGGCGAGGCAGCCGCCGCGGCCGCGTCCGGACAAGGCAGCCTGCAGGCCGCGGTCGACGGGCTCGAGCGCGCGATCCTGGTGCGCGGGCTCGAGCGCACCGGCGGCAATCGGACGCGCCTCGCGCGTGAGCTCCAGATCAGCCGCACCACGCTCAACGAGCGCATCAAGAAGTTCGGGCTCGAGTGACGCGAGACCGGCGCGCCTCGCGGCACGCCGGTCTCCCCGATGCGTCAGCTACACGAGCCGCCGTTGCAGCGCAGGGTGCCCGCGCAGTCCCAGTTGCTCGCGCAGCTCTGTCCCGCGCGACGCTTCCGGCAGCGACCGCCGTCGCACGTCATCTCGCCGCAGCAGTCCGCTTCGGTCTCGCAGCTGCCGCCCTCGAACCCGACGCAGCACGCACGTCCACCGCCGAACGTCGCGGGCAGGCACGACAGACCACCGCAGCACTGCGATCCGTTCGCGCACGTGACGCCCTCGACGCCGCACCGCGACGCGTCACGGCACGCGTTCGCGACGCACTGCATGCCGTCGCAGCACTGCGCGTCGACGTAGCAGGGCCCGCCGACCATGCCGCAGACCGGCCCGGTGGTGCCGCCGTCGCCGCCGGTGCCCGCGTCGCTGCTCGTCCCGCCGTCGCTCGCGCCGCCGTCGTCGGCCATGCCCGCGTCGGGCATCGGAGGCATCGGGCACATCCCCGCGGGCCCGACCCAGCCCGCCCCACACGACGCGCGATCCGCGCCCGTCGCGTCGCCACCGAAGCAGCTCGTCGTGCCGGGCGCGCTGTGGATCGAGCCCGACGCGCCGCCGCACCAGCCGCAGCCCTCGAGCATCGTGCACGCGCCGCAGTCGCTCGCCATCTCGCACGCGCGCGTCACGTCGTTGCACTGGTCGCGCGACGTCGCGAGGCGTCGATCGCCACACGTCCCGGCGCCGCCCGGCCACGCGATGCACGCGCCGCGCTGCTCGCACCACGCGCATCCGGGCGCGTCGGCGCAGCTCGCGCAGTCGGTGTTCGAGGTGCACGCGTCCATCGGCAGCGCGCACTCCGCGCCGCGGGTCGCCGACTGATCGGGCATCGTGCACGAGCCCGTCGCGGGCGCGGTGCCGGTGTCGTCGCTCGCGACGCAGCGACCGTCGCACCACAGGCATCCCGTCGTCTCCGCGCACGCCGCGCACGCGGTGATCCCGGTGCAGCGCTCGGCGGTGGATCCCGGAGGCATCCCGCCGTCGGGCATCTCGCACGCGCCGTGCGAGCGATCGATGTCCTGCAGGTAGCCGCCGCCGCTCACTTCGTTCTGCACGAAGTCGTACGACAGACGCATGTACCCGTTCTGGCCCCAGTCCTGACCCCAGGAGTTCAGCGCGATGAACTCCATCGTGGCGTCGTCGTAGCCGACGATCGTGTACGCGTGGTAGCCGTCGTAGTCGCTCACTCCGTCGGCCGCGCACGGGAGCATCGGCGCCTGGATCGTCGCCTGGCCGTCGCCCCAGCCGCCGCTCCAGCAGAGGCCGCTCCAGACCGCGATCGCACGGCCCGACGCGAGCACGCGCTTCATGCGCTCGAGCTTGTCCGCGTCGTTCGGGATCATCGTGTACCCCGTCGCGCGATAACGACCGTCGGCCATCAGCGTCGCGTCGCTCGGGCGCGTGTCGTTCATCGAGCGCGCGCCGCCGGTGTACGGCCACGTCGACTCGGGCACGAGCGGGGTCGCGCCGGTCACCGCGCGCATGCCCTCCTCGACGTCCCACCCGAAGCCGCAGTCGCCGATCGTCCCGCCGTGGCCGGTGGACCAGAGGTGGCCCATCGACACGCGCGGCGGCGGGCAGCCCTCGGCGCAGTAGAGCGCGTCGAGCACCGCGCCCGCGGCGTGCGCGACGCACCAGCCGCACTCGCGCTGATCGCGCACCTGCAAGCAGCCGCCGAGCGACTCGCCGCGCAGATCGTGGCTCGACGGGAGCGGGCCGACGAAGTCGGGATCGAGCAGCGGCTCGACCGCCACGCCTTCGCTGCTCTCGCGCATCGCCGCCTCGACGGTCGGGCCCTGCGGCTCGGTGAGGAGGCAGACCTGTCGCCCGTTCGCGAGCGGGAAGAGGCGGCACTCACCGCGTGCCGTGACCGGCGCAGCGCCCGCGTCCTCACGGGTTCCGGCGTCGCTCTCGTCCGCTGGGCGCTCGTTCTCACAACCGACGAGCGCCGCGACGAGGATGAGCGCGAGCGTGGAAACCCGCGTCGAGTGGTTGGCTATCCGCATGCGGCGCCAGTGTACGGTCGGCCGCCACGCGATGCCCCCTTCCGCCCGGCATGCGCGCGGGCGTCCAGGGGCGACCTCGCATCGTTCGATCGTCAGCGACGACGACGCATCACGAGCGCGAGCCCGAGCGCGAGCATGAGCGCCCACGCACCGGCGCCGCGGCCCGACGCGCCCGCCGCGC includes:
- a CDS encoding tRNA-uridine aminocarboxypropyltransferase, with amino-acid sequence MSEEHCEKCGKPRAICVCDRVVSLPTTLRVLVLRHPQEDDAILGTAPLLAASLPSCEVRTGLSWASLAHALDREDADPTRWAVVYPTKIDPTVSAEARERPVLVLDRKGRERDADAPALEGIVVLDGTWSQAKALWWRNPWLLKLSRVVLRPREPSIYGRARKEPRREYVSTLEAVADVLPALGEPETTRDQLRRLMRTMVQRYRDQQTR
- a CDS encoding sigma-54-dependent Fis family transcriptional regulator, with the protein product MSDLDRLERLRGVQVARSILEKAFSLQLTIVGPEGPLAHARGGVMSGSSEVCRTALFTREGFQRCDAFYRALAADGAAGERARPCHLGLASIAVPVEVGDGVVAHVVASGFVATALQGCAPADPATLATALRELDPSLVDPSQPVRKLPVVRGDREQVVRSILRTAAEEIAEHVDDERRRLRARAGTSPGAWGIVGTSPRMREVFELLRRVASSDAAVLITGESGTGKELVARALHDHGPRTGKPFVAQSCGAVPDDVLESTLFGHVRGAFSGAVRSGEGLFGAAHGGTLFLDEVAEMSPAMQVKLLRVLSDGSYLPVGDTRPRTSDVRVITATHRDLAAMVQRGEFRQDLYYRLHVIPIALPPLRDRTGDLPLLVEHFLRDADSEIMPTRVSASAWRCLERYQWPGNVRELRAEIDRWAVTAAGEPEIGPEHLSPALRDAGGYAGQSGGEAAAAAASGQGSLQAAVDGLERAILVRGLERTGGNRTRLARELQISRTTLNERIKKFGLE
- a CDS encoding C1 family peptidase yields the protein MRIANHSTRVSTLALILVAALVGCENERPADESDAGTREDAGAAPVTARGECRLFPLANGRQVCLLTEPQGPTVEAAMRESSEGVAVEPLLDPDFVGPLPSSHDLRGESLGGCLQVRDQRECGWCVAHAAGAVLDALYCAEGCPPPRVSMGHLWSTGHGGTIGDCGFGWDVEEGMRAVTGATPLVPESTWPYTGGARSMNDTRPSDATLMADGRYRATGYTMIPNDADKLERMKRVLASGRAIAVWSGLCWSGGWGDGQATIQAPMLPCAADGVSDYDGYHAYTIVGYDDATMEFIALNSWGQDWGQNGYMRLSYDFVQNEVSGGGYLQDIDRSHGACEMPDGGMPPGSTAERCTGITACAACAETTGCLWCDGRCVASDDTGTAPATGSCTMPDQSATRGAECALPMDACTSNTDCASCADAPGCAWCEQRGACIAWPGGAGTCGDRRLATSRDQCNDVTRACEMASDCGACTMLEGCGWCGGASGSIHSAPGTTSCFGGDATGADRASCGAGWVGPAGMCPMPPMPDAGMADDGGASDGGTSSDAGTGGDGGTTGPVCGMVGGPCYVDAQCCDGMQCVANACRDASRCGVEGVTCANGSQCCGGLSCLPATFGGGRACCVGFEGGSCETEADCCGEMTCDGGRCRKRRAGQSCASNWDCAGTLRCNGGSCS